Sequence from the Mesorhizobium sp. PAMC28654 genome:
GATGCCGAAGCGATGCTGTCGCGAACGCGCGAGACGCCGCATGGCCGGCTTCGCGTCTCAACGCCGATCGTCACTTACCATATGCTGTTGCCGGTGCTGCCCGCGTTCATGACGCGCTATCCGGACATTGAGCTCGACATCGACTTCAACGACCACATTGTCGATATCATCGAGGAGGGCATCGATGTTGCCATCCGTAGCGGCGACCTGCCGGATTCGCGGCTGTTGGCGCGGCCTCTCGGTCCTTTCCGGCTGCATCTGTGCGCGGCACCGTCCTATCTCGAGCGCCATGGCCTTCCGGCGACGCCGAACGATCTGCGGCAGCATCTGGGCATACGCTTTCGTTTTCCCAACAGCGGCAAGGTGCAGGAATGGCCGCTGACCACGGGCGCGGGCGAGGTGGAGATCCGCACCGTGCTGACCTGCAACAATATGGAAGCCTTGAAGGGCGCGACGATCAGCGGCCTCGGCATCGGTTGCATGCCCGATTTTCTGGTGTGCGATGCGCTGGCCGCCGGCACCTTGCGCAGCCTTCTCGACGATCATGTCGACGGCAGCGGTCAATTCCGGATGTTGTGGCCATCCAATCGCTACCTTTCGCCAAAGGTGCGCGTCTTCATCGACTTCCTGTCCGAACGGTTTTCCGCTGAGCGATAGTTTGGCGCCGACCGCGCACGGAACGGGGCCGGCGGGATCACAGCCTTGTGACTCCATATATGAAGGAAAACTTTGTAGTTTATATTCATATATGCGAGAGATCTGCGATGGATGATGACCAGACCCACAAGGACGATCCTGAAGCAGGGCGCGCCCTGACTATCGCGGCGGAGCTTCGGGTCGTGGTCAGCAGGCTGATCCGCCGCCTGCGTGAGCAGGCCGATGTCGGCGACCTGACCTCATCGCAGAAGTCGGTGCTGCTGCATCTGGAACGCGAAGGTCCAGCGACGGTCACGATGCTGGCGCGCGCCCAGAACATGCGCCCGCAATCGATGGGCGCCATCGTGTCGACGCTGGAAGTGGCCGGTCTGGTGGATGGCGCACCGGATCCGGGCGATGGCCGGCAGACCATCCTTTCACTGACAGCGGCCTGCCGCGAGATGATTACGGCCGGGCGGGCAGCCCGGCAGGACTGGCTGTTCCGCGCCATCCAGACGAATCTTGACCAACGGGAGGAGGAGCAATTGGCTGACGCCATCGAATTGCTGAAGCGGCTCGCCGCCTCCTGATCACCATCCAAATGTGCACCGCCGTTCCGGTCGCCGAAAGGAAACACCATGGCAGTCACCACGCTTGACCCGAAAACGGCACTCATCGTCATCGACCTGCAAAAAGGCATCGTCGCGTTTCCCACCGCCCATCCAACGAGCGAGGTCGTGAGGCAAGCAAGCTTGCTGGCGGATGCGTTCCGCGGTCGCGGCTTGCCGGTCGTGCTCGTCAACGTTGCCGGCGCGCCTCCCGGCCGAACGGAACAGCCACCTCGCGTAGGCAGCTTTCCCGACGGCTGGGCTGATCTTGTCCCTGAGCTGAAGCAGCAACCGACAGATCACATCGTGACCAAGCGTACCGCTGGCGCGTTCGTCAACACCGACCGCGAAGCCTGGCTAAAGGGCGAAGGCGTCACCCAGGTCGTGATCGTCGGCGTCGCCACCAGCATGGGCGTCGAGGCCACCGCACGCCATGCCCGCGATCTCGGCTTCAATGTCACGCTCGCCGTCGATGCCATGACCGACACCAATCTCAATGCCTATGCCAATAGCATCGCGCATGTCTTTCCGAGTCTGGGCGAAACCGGCACGACCCGGGACATCCTCGGTCTGCTGGCGAAGGGGAGTGCCTGACGATGCAATGGCTCGACTATGTCTCCTATCTGTTCGGCGGCGCCTTCCTGACGAATGCCGTGCCGCATTTCGTCAGCGGGGTTATGGGGCAGCCCTTTCAAAGCCCCTTCGCCAAGCCGCGCGGCGAGGGGTATTCCTCATCGACCGTGAACGTGCTGTGGGGATTTCTGAACCTGGTGATCGGATATCTTCTGGTGATCCGCGTCGGCGATTTCGATCTGCGCTCCACGGCTGATGTCGTAGCACTTGGACTGGGTGCTCTCCTGATCGGACTGTTCATGGCGCGCCACTTCGGCCGCTTCAATGGCGGTAACTTTCCGGTCGACGGATGAGCGATCCGGCCAAGGGCACTTTTCGTTCGCTGGCCGGCTTCAACTACCGGGTCTGGGCCGGCGGCGCGATCGTGTCCAATGTCGGAACATGGATGCAGCGCACCGCCCAGGACTGGGTGGTGCTGACCCAGCTGACCCATAACAACGCGACCGCCATGGGCGTGGTGATGGCGCTGCAGTTCGCTCCGCAGATCCTGCTTTTGCCATGGACCGGCTTTGCCGCCGATCATCTCGACCGGCGCAAGCTCCTGCTGGTCACGCAAGGCGCCATGGGCCTGCTTGGACTTGCCCCGAAAAAGTGGAGAGTTTCCTTCTGATGAAAGGCGACCTCGATGACGAAACAGAGACAGTTTACGGATGCGTTCAAGGCGGAGGCGGTTGGCCTTGTGCGAACGAGCGGTCGGACGAAGCGGCAGATCGCGGAGGATCTTGGTGTTGGTTTCTCGACGCTGACGCGATGGATGGGTCGGCAGCTGGATCGTGAGATGGGCGATCCTGGGCGTCCGCCTGATGCTGATGTCGCCGCTGAATTGAAACGGCTGCGGCGGGAGAATGAAATCCTTCGGCAGGAGCGGGATATCTTGAAACGGGCGACGGCTTTTTTCGTCAAGGAGGGAAGTCGGTGAGGTTCGCGCTCATCGACCAGGCGAAGAAGGATTTCCCTGTGGACCGTTTGTGCGCGACGCTGGGTGTCAGCCCGAGCGGCTACTTTGCCTGGGGGCGCCGGCCGGCGTGCCGCCGGCAGCGCGACGACATGATAATGCTGGCGCATGTGCGATCGTCGTTCGCGCTGTCGAACGGAACCTATGGTAGCCCGCGCATGACGCGGGAACTGCAAGACAATGGCTTTGCCATTGGCCGGCGACGAACGGCGCGTCTGATGCGGGAGAATGGCCTCCAGGCAAGACAGAAGCGGCGGTTCAAGCGCACGACGGACAGCGAACACGCCTTTCCGGTTGCCCCCAATGTCATCGACCAGGATTTTGCCGCCACTGGTCCCAACCAGAAATGGGGTGCCGACATCTCCTACATCTGGACGCGGGAGGGCTGGTTGTACCTTGCTGTCGTCATCGATCTGTTTGCCCGCAAGGTCGTTGGCTGGGCTGCTGGCAACCGGCTACACCGCAGCCTGGCTCTGGCAGCGCTCAACAAGGCGTTCGTCATGCGGCAGCCGGAACCCGGCCTCATTCACCACTCCGACCGCGGCAGCCAATATTGTTCTATCGACTACCAAGCCGAATTGCGTGCCGCCGGCGTCATCATCTCAATGTCAGGCAAGGGCAATTGCTTTGATAACGCCATGGTCGAAACATTCTTCAAGACGCTGAAAACTGAACTGATCTGGCGCACCTCTTTCCTTACCCGCGCCGATGCCCAAGCCGCCATTGCCCGATATATCGACGGCTTCTACAATCCCATCCGGCGGCATTCCGCGCTCGACTACATCAGCCCGATGCAGTTCGAGCGAAACGCCGCCGAATGAGCAACCCGCTCTCCACTTTACCGAAGCAAGTCCAGCTTGCGCTTGGCCTTGGCCTGCTCACCATCGCCGGGCTCGTCCAGTTGTGGCACGTCTATCTGTTCGCATTCCTGCTCGGCTGCGCGACCGCGTTCGATGCGCCGGCTCGCCAGACATTCGTCTCGGACCTGGTCGGCGAGGCCGATTTGTCGAACGCGGTGGCGCTGAACTCCACCTCGTTCAACGCGGCGCGGATGATCGGTCCCGCCGTCGCCGGCACCCTCATCGCTTCCGTCGGCTCCGGCTGGGTTTTTCTCATCAATGCGGCGTCGTTCGCAGCCGTCCTTGCCTCGCTTGGCCTGCTGCGTATTGGCGAGCTTCACCTGAAGGACAAGGCGCGACGAACGAAGGGCAGCCTTGTCGAGGGTTTTGCCTATGTCTGGGGTCGTCCCGACCTCAAGGCCATCCTTTTCATGCTTTTCCTGATCGGCACGTTCGGGCTGAACTTTCCGATCTTCATCTCGACCATGTCCGTCTCGGTCTTTCATGCCGGGGCAAGCGAGTATGGGCTGTTGACGTCGACAATGGCGATCGGCTCAGTCGCCGGCGCGTTGCTCGCCGCCCGGCGCGAACGGCCCCGCATGGTGTCTCTGCTGGCTGGCGCGGCGGTCTTCGGTTCTGGCTTTGCGTTGGCCGCGCTCATGCCCAACTACTGGCTGTTCGGCCTCTCGCTCATCGTTATCGGCGTTTCGGCGCAGACCGTCACCACCTCGACGATCAGCCTGGTGCAACTGTCGACCGAACCCGCCATGCGCGGCCGCGTCATGGCCATCCTGCTGGCCATCACGCTCGGTGGCACGCCCATCGGGGCGCCGATCGTCGGCAGGGTGGCCGACAGTTTCGGCCCGCGCTGGGCGCTTGGCGTCGGGGCGCTAGCAGGCCTGGGGGCAGCTGTTGTCGTGGCGCGCTACCTGGTGCGCTATCACCATATGCGGCTGCTCGTGAATGCCGGACGCGTGCGCATCGTCATGGACGCCGACGCGGTCCTGGAGCATGCATGACGAAGGGGTAGCGGCGCCGAAGTGGACGCGCCTTGGCGTCAATCGGTCTTGGCGGGAGACAGGCCGAAGCCGCCCACGGGGTGAGTTTCTATGCGGAATTCCATGCCGGCAATCATCGTGCGTGCCTCGGCGATGGCTGCCTGCACTTCCGGCAGCTGCAGCGATGCCTTGTGGCTGGCGGCGTCCGTCCACACCTCCGTCACCCAGATCGCGTCGGCGTCGGCCGGGTCCCTGGCGATCACATAGCTCAGGCATCCCGGCAGCGCGCCGGTGTTGGCACGCAGGATGTCCATCACAGCATCGCGCTGGCCGCGCGTCGCCCGCATCTTGCCGATCAATCCGTACATTCCATTCGTCTCCCTTCAAAGCCTCCGACAAGAGCATGCGAGCCGCCAGTATGCAGTTAGCGGTTCAAGGCATCAACTGGCCGCCATTCACCTCGATCACCTGACCGGTGATGTAGCCGCTCAGGAGATCGGAGGAGAGGAACAGATAGGCGCCGACGCAATCCTCAGCCGTGCCGGCGCGACCCTGAGGGATGGTGGCGACCATGCCCCTCATCTGCTCGTCGGTCGAATAGCGCTCATGGAAAGGGGTGGCGATGGTGCCCGGCGCCACGGCGTTGACGCGGATGCCAAAGCCGATCAGTTCCTTGGCCATGCCGCGCGTCACATTGGAGACGAAGGCCTTGGCCGAGCCGTAGAGCCCGGCGCCGCCGCCGGCGCCATTGCGCGCGGCGATCGAGGAGGTGTTGACGATGAAGCCGCCCTGTTTCTTCAGCCATGGGATCGCCTTGCGCGAAGCGGTCAGCACGGAGCGGGCGTTGAGGTCCATCACCGCATCGTAATGGGCCTCGGTCTGCTCGGCATAGGGGATACGGCCGAGCATGCCGCCGGCATTGTTGACGAGGCCATCGAGGCGGCCGAAATGTTGCGCGCTCTCCTCGACGACGCGTTCGACATCGGCGGGCACCGAAAAGTCGCCCTGGACGAGAAACACCTCGCCGCCCTTGTCGCGGATGGTGCCGCCAAGTGTCTCGGCGGCCTGCCGGCTCGAATTGTAGTGCAGCGCCACCCGGCTGTTTTGAGCGGCATAGGCCAGTGCCAGTGCCGCACCGATACCGGTCGAGGCGCCGGTGACCAGCACCGCCTTGCCGGCGAGATCGGGGATCGAGAGCGTGTTTTGCGGCACCGCAATTCCTCCAGGGATTTCCAACGGGCCCGGCTGTTCCCGGCCTTCTCAGGACTGTGCACTATGGCCGCAGATACGCATAGCCCTGGCGTTGCAGTTCGGCGAGCTTGACGACGCCGCCCTTGTCGGCGGCGTGGAAGCCGTCGAGCAGGTCGGTCAGTGCGATATCCATGCCTTGCATGGTGTTGGCGCAGGCATAGGGGCTGAGGCCTTGCTGGGTCAGCCCGGAGAGGCGGCTGGAGATGGCTCCGGAGGCGCTCTTCGACTTGAAGGCGGCAAGTGCGGGGCCATGCACGACCAGCACGATCTCGACATTGCCGCCGGTGCCCTCATAGTGGTTCTTGATGTTGCCGAGCACGAAGCCGACCTTGTCGACGTCGCTCAGATGGTAGGCGACCTTCGGCTTTTCCTCCGCCATGGCCGCTGCCGCTGTTCGCAGGCCAAGAAGCGTTCCTGCTCCGGCAAGAACCACGCGAAAAATGTCGCGGCGTCGCATCACACCGTCCTCCCATGCCTGCCCGCGAATTGCGTGGCCTCGGCCCCGATCCTAGCATAAAATGGAACAACGTCCTGTCGATGCGAGGAGAGGTCACATGGCGTTGAAGGCAGTTCTGGGCGCCGGGTTCGGTACGGCGCTGCTTGCACTATTGTCCTGCGCGGCCTTCGCCGACGATGCGCCCAAGCTCAGCGAACTCAGTCCGGACGGCAAGGATGCCTGTTTCGGCCGCGTCTACGATGCCGCCCATCTCAAGGCACACCCGCAGCAAAAAGTGGCGCGGATTTTCTTCTACTACGGCCACGATCCGGTGAGCCGTCCGAACGAGGAGCCGGCACCCGGTTCCGACACATCCTACAACGCTTTCATGACCACGACCCTGCGCGGCGCCAGCAAGCCCGACTGGGCCGGGGGCTGGTGCAACAGGCAAGATCCCGGCGACAAGTCCAGCGGCATCCACTGCGGCATGGACTGCGACCGCACCCTGGCGTCGCTGAAGGTCGACGACAAGGGCCGTCTGGTGATCTCGGACGTGCAGCCCGATCTCTATCTCGATGCGGGGTCGGAGGAAGAGCTGGGCACCGCCGAATACAACAAGCAGGCGCTTGGCAAGGAGGATGACGGCTTCCTTCTGGATTCCATGCCGTCAGCGACCTGCAAGGCCGAGTTCGCGCTGATAGATCCGGTCGATCCGGCGCTCGGCGCACCGCTGCGCGAGCGGCTGAAGCCGGACCAGGCGTTCTGCTACGGACGCGACTACGATGACGCGCATATGGCTGGTCATACCGGCCAGCTCACGCAGTCGATCCGGGTTTTCCGAGGCCCACTCGAACTGGCCTCGTTCGCCAAGGATGGCGATGCCTCGAACTGGCCGAATGGAGCCGACATTGCCGTGTCGGTGACCAAGCGGCAGAAGTCGGGCAAGGTCACGCAGATCTATTCCTGCCAGGGCGAGGCGGACCAATGGCGTTGCGCTGCAAGCGCGAAGATGAGCGACTTTTCCTGCGACATCGCGCAGAAGGAAATCTTCCTGCGTCGCGGCGCCAACGGCACGATGATGCTGGCCAACCCCAACAGCAGCCTGCCCATCGTCGATCTCTGCTCGAAGGCCGCCGACGGCAAGACGAAATCCGACGACAAGGTCTACCGCCTGCAGCCAATGCCGCAATCGGCCTGCGCGCCGTAGGCCTGCCGATATTCAGGTGATGCCGGCCTGCGAACGGCGGCTTCCTGCGCTTCCGGTGCTCACGTACTTAAAGTACGCTCCGCTCCGGTTCTCGGAAGCCGCCATTCTCGGCTCGGCCTGACCTGAATCTCGACAGACCTTAGCAAATCGCAAGCTAGAGCAAAATCCGAGCGGATAGAATCGATAGGGGTTTCGTTGGGATTGGAAATCTGATTCAGCATATCTGCTGGATTCGGAGGCCGGCATGGCATGGCGAAATCCTTATCGGAAGATTTGCGGGCTCGGGTGGTCGCAGCGGTTGATGGCGGCCTGTCGCGACGGGCGGCAGCGGCGCGATTTGGCGTGGCGGCGGCAAGCTCGGTGCGTTGGGTCCGGGAATGGCGCGAGACCGGAGCCACCTGCGCAAAGCCGCAGGGCGGCGACAGGCGGTCCCACCGCGTTGAAGCGTATCGCGACATCATCCTGGCGGCGATCGAGAGGCGGGTGGACATCACGCTGGTCGAACTCGCCGAGTTGCTGCGACAGGAGCATGGCGCGTCGTTTGCGACGAGCACGATCTGGCGGTTTCTCGATCGTCACTCCATGACCTTCAAAAAAAACGGCGCACGCCAGCGAGCAGGAGCGGCCAGACGTGGCGGCGCGACGAAACGCCTGGTTCGACGCCCAGCCCGATCTTGATCCCGAGCATCTGGTCTTCATCGACGAGACCGGAGCCTCGACAAAGATGGCTCGACTGCGGGGGCGCACGAAGCGCGGGATGCGGTGCCGATCGCCAATCCCGCATGGCCATTGGAAGACGACGACGTTCACCGGCGCCCTGCGCCTCACTGGCATGACCGCGCCAATGGTCCTGGACGGCCCGATGACTGGCGAATGGTTTGTCGCCTATGTCGAGCAGGTTCTCGTGCCGACGCTGCGGCCCGACGATGTCGTGATCCTCGACAACCTGCCGGCGCACAAAAGCGCAGCCGCCCGTGTGGCGATCGAAGCAACCGGCGCAAGGATGATGTTCCTCCCGCCCTATTCCCCCGACTTCAACCCGATCGAGAACGCCTTTTCCAAGCTGAAATCGATTCTACGCAAAGCCGCCGCACGAACCGTCGCGGAATTGTGGGATACCATCAGCGCCGCACTGCCTTGCTTCACACCAACCGAGTGCGCCAACTACTTCGCCGCAACAGGATATGAGCCGGAATGATCAGATTCTGCTCTAGCGCGAGGTTACGCGAACGGAACGGCGGTCGTGCCTTTGGGCAGCTTGGCCTCTTCCTCGGGCTCGACATGGATGATGACGCGCACGGAGGGGATTTCGGCCCTCAGCGCGTCCTCGATGCGGTCGCAGATGACGTGGCTGTCGCCGACCGTCATGTCGGCGTCGACAACCAGATGGAACTCGATGAAGGTGGCACGGCCGGCGATGCGGGTCTTGAGGTCGTGGACCTCCAGCGCGCCCTTGCTTTTGGCCGAGATGATGTCGCGGATGTGCATGCGCTCCTGCGTATCGACGGCGCGGTCCATCAGCCCGTTCATCGACGAGCCGATGACATGCCAGCCCTGCCACAGGATGTTCAGCGCCACGATGACGGCAAGTGCCGGATCGAGGATCTGCCAGCCGGTGAGGATGGCGCCGACAAGGCCGCCGAAGACGCCGATCGAGGTGACCACGTCGGTCATGATGTGATTGCCGTCGGCAACCAGCGCCGGTGATTTCTGGGCCCGGCCGGCGCGGATCAGCGTCCATGCCCAGAAGGCATTGATAACCGTGGCGACGCCGTTGACGGCAAGGCCGTTCCAGGGCTTTTCCAGTGGCGCCGGCGTCTGCCACGAGCGCCAGACCTCGTTAAGGATCAGGAGTGCCGCGAGCACGATCAGCACGCCTTCCAGCACGGCCGAGAAATATTCGGCCTTGTGGTGGCCGAACGGATGATCCTGGTCGGCCGGCTTGTGGCTGACCTGGATCGCCCAGAAGGCGGCGACCGAAGCGATGACGTTGACGATCGATTCCAGCGCGTCGGAATAGAGCGCCACGGAGCCGGTGAGATACCAGGCGGCGAGCTTCAGGCCGAGCACGACAGCCGCGATGATGATCGACCAGAAGGCGAGGGCTGCCACCTTCTTCTTGGCCGCCGCCTTTGCTTCGATCGCCATCATGTTCCCGGCTTCGACCATGTTCGTCAGGCGGCCTTTTCCTTGGCCTTGCGCGGCAGGTGGGCAACGATGTTCTCGATGATGCGCATGCCGGCATTGTGGCCGAGGGTCATGATCGATTCCGGATGGAACTGCACCGCGGCGATCGGTTCCTTGCGGTGTTCGAAGGCCATGATGACGCCGTCCTCGGTCTCGGCCGTGACGATGAAATCGTCGGGCAGTCGGACCGGATCGGCGAAGATCGAGTGGTAGCGGCCGACGGTGACTTCCTTGGGCAGGCCGGAGAAGATGATGCCGGGCTTGGAGACGCGGATGCGCGACGGCTTGCCGTGCATGGGTATGTGCAACTGCCTGAGTTCACCGCCATAGGCCTCGGCCAGCGCCTGCAGGCCAAGGCAGACGCCGAAGATCGGCAGGTCACGGGCACGGGCCTTCTTGATGGTGGCGGCGCAGTCGAAATCCTTCGGCGTGCCGGGGCCGGGCGACAGCACGACGAGGTCGGGCTTCAGCCGGTCGAACACTTCTTCGGGCACCGGCGTGCGCACGGTCGAGACATTGGCGCCGGTCTGGCGGAAATAATTGGCCAGCGTGTGGACGAAGCTATCCTCGTGGTCGACCAGCAGGATGTTGACGCCATCGCCGACGCGCGCGGTGGTGCGCTCGGTGCTTGCGGCGTTGCCGGCCTTGGCGTCGCGGATGGCGGAGAGCATGGCGGATGCCTTCAGTTCGGTTTCGGCTTCTTCTTCCTCTGGAACGCTGTCGAAGAGCAAAGTGGCGCCGGCACGCACCTCGGCGATGCCGTCCTTGATGCGGATGGTGCGCAAGGTCAAGCCGGTGTTCATGTCACCGTTGAAGTTGACCATGCCGATCGCCCCGCCATACCAGGCGCGCGGGCTCTTCTCGTTCTGCTCGATGAAGCGCATAGCCCATAATTTTGGCGCGCCGGTGACGGTGACCGCCCAGGCATGCGACAAAAATGCATCAAAGGCATCCATGCCTTCTCGCAGCCGGCCTTCGATGTGATCCACTGTGTGGATCAGGCGCGAATACATCTCGATCTGGCGGCGGCCGATGACGCGCACCGAACCCGGCTCGCAGACGCGCGACTTGTCGTTGCGGTCGACGTCCGAGCACATGGTCAGCTCGGACTCGTCCTTCTTCGAATTAAGCAGTTTCAGGATCTGCTCGCTGTCGGAGATGGCGTCCTCGCCGCGCTTGATGGTGCCCGAAATCGGGCAGGTCTCGATGCGGCGGCCGTTGACGCGCACGAACATCTCCGGCGAGGCGCCGATCAGATACTCGCCTTCGCCGAGATTGATGAAGAAGGAATAGGGCGAGGGGTTGATGGCCTTGAGCTTGCGTGAAATCTCGGACGGTTGTGTCTCGCAGCGCTCATAGAACATCTGGCCGGGCACGACCTCGAACAGGTCGCCGCGCCTGAAGCTCTCCATCGCCTTGCGCACGATGTTGGCATATTCGCCAGGCTCATGGTCGCCGCGCGGCGGAATGCGGTCGGGGCTTTTGAATGGCTCGGCGACTTCGTCGCGCGGCAGCCCTTCCGTCGAAAACCCGTCACCGGAATAGTCGTAGCGGTCGGTCCAGGCCTTGGCCGAATAATGGTCGACGACGAGGATCTCGTCGGGCAGGAACAGCACGAGGTCGCGCTGGCTCGCCTTGCGTTCGAGCTTGTAGTCGACCGGATCGAACTGGAAGGCGAGGTCGTAGCCGAAGGCGCCGTAGAGACCGAGATTGGCATCTTCCGCCGTCTTGAACAGCGCCGTGATGGCGCGCAGCACGGTGAAGACAGAGGGAACGCGGCTGCGCTCCTCCTCGGTGAAGACACGGCCAGGCTTGGCGACGTCGAGCCGAATGAGCTTTTTCGAGGTTTCCGTGATCGTCACCTCGGCGAGGCCGCCAAGTGTCTTGCCGATGACCGGTAACAGCGCCTCGCCGCGGCCGTTCAAGGCCTCGATGCGCATGGCGCGGCCGCGTGCGGAGACCACCAGCGGCGGGTCGATGATGGCGGTGTCCCATCGCGTGTAGCGGCCGGGATATTCGTAATTCGAGGAAAAGACGGCACCCCGGCGCGAATTCAGTCCATCGATATAGGCATCGATCGCGCCCTCGTAAGGCCGGTCATGGCGCTCGCGGGTGATGGTCACGCCGCCCGCGGTCACGAACTGTTCGGCCCCGTTTTCCAGAACTTTCATCGTCGTCATTGCCGTCTCCATCAGCGTCTTGGGTATTTTCAGCTTCTTGGGGCAACGGACCCGGGGATGGCTTGGAAAAAACAAATGGCCGCCCGGATATTCCGTTGCGGCCACCTTCCATTTTTACGCGCACGCGTTCGAACAGGCCGCTGTCAGCAGGCCCACCACCAAATGGTCTTGATCGAACGCATGTTCATGGCGAAATCCATAGCCGCGAAAACCGGGATGCGCAACAGGTTTGAAAGCCTGTTCAGTGGCTGCCGCTTCTACACCTCATGGCACATCGTCAAAGCCGGCAGCCCCGTCTACCCTTGGTGTCCGACAGCGGAAAGACGGGAAAGACATCAATGACCGGCCAAATTGAACGCGCACGAGCATTCCACGCCCTGCACGTGAAGGGAAATCCTGTCGTCCTCTACAATGCCTGGGATCCGGGCACGGCCAAGATCGTCGAGAAGGCGGGAGCCAAGGCCATCGCGACCGGAAGCTGGCCAGTGGCGGCCGCCTTCGGATACGCCGATGGCGAGAAAATTCCGCTGGAGCTGGCGCTCGACAACATCAAACGCATCGTTGCCGCTGTCGACCTGCCGGTGACCATGGACCTCGAGGGCGGTTACGGCGTTGACCCGGAATTCGTTGCTCGCACGGTAACGCTGGCGCTGCGTGCCGGCGCCATCGGTTTCAATTTTGAAGACCAGATTGTTGGCGGCAGCGGCCTGCACGACATCGCCGTCCAGGTACAACGCATCGAAACCGCTGCTTCCGCCGTGAAGGCCTCAGGTATCCCGGCATTCATCAACGCACGAACCGATATCTTCCTCAAGGCCAAGCCGGATGCGCATGATGACATCCTGCTCGACCAGGCCATCGAGCGGGCGCAGGCGTATGAAAAGGCTGGTGCGCACGGTTTCTTCGCGCCGGGTCTTGGTGACGAGGGCCTTATCGAGACGCTCTGCGGTGCGACCGCGCTGCCGGTCAACATCATCGCGCTGGCGCATGTGCCTCCGCGCCAGCGGCTGGCTGAGCTCGGCGTTGCCCGCGTCAGCCATGGCCCTGTGCCTTACCGGCAGATGGCCGAGTGGCTGGAGGCCAAGGCGCGTCAGGCCATTTCAGGATAGGGCCTGCGGCTTAAGGCGCGACGCGCTCGGGCCGCTTGATTCAGGCCTCCAGCGTACCCGACCGTGCGTCCGCGCTCTTCCTGTCGCCAACCAGTTTCAGCAGGTCCTCGCCGGCGCGGATGATGCGGCGGGAACGGCGCGTGAGGATGACGCCGTCCTGCGGTGCGGACACTTCCGTGCGGCCGCCGGCTTCGCCCGGCGTGTGGACGATGGTGGCGAGGCGCGCGCCCTTGGCGACGCGATCGCCTGGCTTCACGTCATAGAGGACAGCGCCGGCACGGGGCGCCGGCATCATCTCGATGTTTTCAAGCGGTGCCGCGACGCCGGTGAAGGGACCCGGCGCGGGCTGGGTGGTGTCGATGATCACGCCCCGCGCGACCAGCAGTCGGTACAGCCCTTCGGCATCGGCGGCGGCGAGGGCGCCATCGACATCGAGCATGCCGCGATATTCGACCGTGGTGGCGACGCGGCGGTCGAACCGCGCCACATCGGCGGGCGCGTTCTGGTACGGCATGATCGCGGCGCCCTCGAACGTGCCGTCGGCGTCCTCACCCCACAGCAACACCGCATCGACGCCCATGGCGGCGGCGCAGTCGGCCATGGCCGGCCACAGGCTGGTGTGGATGTAGAGATAGGCCAGGCCCTCGTCGTCGCAATGCAGGTCGAGCACGATATCGTGGCCAAACGACAGCTGCACCAGCCGGGTCTTCAGCTGTTGGTCGGCCGTGC
This genomic interval carries:
- a CDS encoding cysteine hydrolase encodes the protein MAVTTLDPKTALIVIDLQKGIVAFPTAHPTSEVVRQASLLADAFRGRGLPVVLVNVAGAPPGRTEQPPRVGSFPDGWADLVPELKQQPTDHIVTKRTAGAFVNTDREAWLKGEGVTQVVIVGVATSMGVEATARHARDLGFNVTLAVDAMTDTNLNAYANSIAHVFPSLGETGTTRDILGLLAKGSA
- a CDS encoding MFS transporter, whose product is MSNPLSTLPKQVQLALGLGLLTIAGLVQLWHVYLFAFLLGCATAFDAPARQTFVSDLVGEADLSNAVALNSTSFNAARMIGPAVAGTLIASVGSGWVFLINAASFAAVLASLGLLRIGELHLKDKARRTKGSLVEGFAYVWGRPDLKAILFMLFLIGTFGLNFPIFISTMSVSVFHAGASEYGLLTSTMAIGSVAGALLAARRERPRMVSLLAGAAVFGSGFALAALMPNYWLFGLSLIVIGVSAQTVTTSTISLVQLSTEPAMRGRVMAILLAITLGGTPIGAPIVGRVADSFGPRWALGVGALAGLGAAVVVARYLVRYHHMRLLVNAGRVRIVMDADAVLEHA
- a CDS encoding SDR family NAD(P)-dependent oxidoreductase codes for the protein MPQNTLSIPDLAGKAVLVTGASTGIGAALALAYAAQNSRVALHYNSSRQAAETLGGTIRDKGGEVFLVQGDFSVPADVERVVEESAQHFGRLDGLVNNAGGMLGRIPYAEQTEAHYDAVMDLNARSVLTASRKAIPWLKKQGGFIVNTSSIAARNGAGGGAGLYGSAKAFVSNVTRGMAKELIGFGIRVNAVAPGTIATPFHERYSTDEQMRGMVATIPQGRAGTAEDCVGAYLFLSSDLLSGYITGQVIEVNGGQLMP
- a CDS encoding MFS transporter; protein product: MSDPAKGTFRSLAGFNYRVWAGGAIVSNVGTWMQRTAQDWVVLTQLTHNNATAMGVVMALQFAPQILLLPWTGFAADHLDRRKLLLVTQGAMGLLGLAPKKWRVSF
- a CDS encoding MarR family winged helix-turn-helix transcriptional regulator → MDDDQTHKDDPEAGRALTIAAELRVVVSRLIRRLREQADVGDLTSSQKSVLLHLEREGPATVTMLARAQNMRPQSMGAIVSTLEVAGLVDGAPDPGDGRQTILSLTAACREMITAGRAARQDWLFRAIQTNLDQREEEQLADAIELLKRLAAS
- a CDS encoding LysR family transcriptional regulator, giving the protein MDRLSGLLAFARTAELGSFVAAGRVLGLSPSAVGKSVARLEQELGVRLLQRSTRRIGLTEEGKLFNERVRRILDDIDDAEAMLSRTRETPHGRLRVSTPIVTYHMLLPVLPAFMTRYPDIELDIDFNDHIVDIIEEGIDVAIRSGDLPDSRLLARPLGPFRLHLCAAPSYLERHGLPATPNDLRQHLGIRFRFPNSGKVQEWPLTTGAGEVEIRTVLTCNNMEALKGATISGLGIGCMPDFLVCDALAAGTLRSLLDDHVDGSGQFRMLWPSNRYLSPKVRVFIDFLSERFSAER
- a CDS encoding IS3 family transposase (programmed frameshift), which produces MTKQRQFTDAFKAEAVGLVRTSGRTKRQIAEDLGVGFSTLTRWMGRQLDREMGDPGRPPDADVAAELKRLRRENEILRQERDILKRATGFFRQGGKSVRFALIDQAKKDFPVDRLCATLGVSPSGYFAWGRRPACRRQRDDMIMLAHVRSSFALSNGTYGSPRMTRELQDNGFAIGRRRTARLMRENGLQARQKRRFKRTTDSEHAFPVAPNVIDQDFAATGPNQKWGADISYIWTREGWLYLAVVIDLFARKVVGWAAGNRLHRSLALAALNKAFVMRQPEPGLIHHSDRGSQYCSIDYQAELRAAGVIISMSGKGNCFDNAMVETFFKTLKTELIWRTSFLTRADAQAAIARYIDGFYNPIRRHSALDYISPMQFERNAAE
- a CDS encoding putative quinol monooxygenase; translation: MYGLIGKMRATRGQRDAVMDILRANTGALPGCLSYVIARDPADADAIWVTEVWTDAASHKASLQLPEVQAAIAEARTMIAGMEFRIETHPVGGFGLSPAKTD